TTAGCCTTGCAGCAGCTTCTTTGCTCTCCGAAGAGTTACAGGGAGAAAATATTGAAACGCTTCAAGAGATGGATCGAGATGACATAATCGACTTACTTGGTGTTGAAATATCACCAATGCGCGTCAAATGTGCAGTATTAGCAGAAAAAGTTCTGCAAGATGGCTATGACATTTATCTTGGAGAAAAAAATCAAACGAAAACCACGACCGAAGACTAACTCACCTGAGGATCCTAAAAACTGGAGTTGCCCTTCGATAACAGGTGCTTATTCAACACTCTCAGATAATCGCTTCACAGAAAGTCTCTGACCTCTGTATACCACATATCATGGTGGTCTAACTCGCCGACATATCGGGCTATTGTGGCGGCAATCACGTGCCAGCAGAGATCAGTTGGATCGTTTTGATCGAGGTTATACTTCGTATCATCACAGTTGCACGAGTTGTTCTCAATGACGTATTCTTCCGTTTCTCCCACGACGACCGTAAAATCCCTGTACTCTTTGACTCTTTTTTCACTGACTGCTTCAATTGCTCGACGTCCTCGGTCCCCATGCTCTTGAAGGATATCCTCTGTAATGTCTGAGTTTAGCTCTCCAGACTCCTCTAGCTTTCTCTTCCAATCTATTTCTTTGTCTGGGGACTCTGATGACACGTCTTATGTATTATTTGGGGAGGCATGACTAAACTGGTTCGGACCACTACTATTTTGACTGACGCAGACTGATTTGTATCATGCGCGTCACTGAGGGGTCTGTTGAAATTGATATTCCGGGGACATCACAGGAGGAAATTGAAGAAGATGTGTTTTACAATCCAAACCAAGTGCTCAATCGCGATCTAACGATCGCCGTCCTTCGCGCTTATCGCGATGTAAATTCTAATGCATCAACGTATCTTGATGCGATGGCTGCTTCTGGAATTCGAGGAATTCGCGCTGCTGCTGAAGGATGGGACGCTACACTTTGTGATACCAACCCTGAAGCAGTGTCACTGTGTAAGCAGAATTTAGCCCACAATGACCTTGAAGGGACAGTTGTGCATAAAGATGCCAATGCACACATTCACCAGCATTCCTACGATGTTATTGATATTGACCCATTTGGTTCTCCCATTCCGTTTGCCGACGCCGCCTTATCAAATGCACATGACCTTGTCTGTATTACTGCAACCGACACCGCACCGCTCTGTGGTGCACATTTCAACGCCGGAATTCGGCGCTATGATTCTGTTCCCAGAAATACTGAATTTCATCCAGAAGTAGGGTTACGGACTCTCATTTCGACTCTTGCCCGAACTGCAGCACGATATGACCGTGCTATTCAACCATTGCTATCACATTCGACTCGTCACTACCATCGCGTCTACCTTGCCTTTGAAGACGGAGCACAAGTAGCTGACTCCGCTCTTGAGAACCTTGGATATCTTCTGTACTGTCCAGAATGTCTTTACAGAGAGACCCAATATACACGCTTTCCATCATTCTCTGATGAGTGTCCTAACTGTGAAAGTGAGCAGACTGTCATCGGGGGTCCACTATGGCTTGCCGAGACCACTGATTCTGAATTTACAACACGTGTACAGCAACGGATTGATGAATCTCTCGAAGATCCTGACAATGTTTCTACCCTCATAGAATCGGTTGATGATGAGATTACGACACCGACACACTACGACCAACACAAACTTTGTCAACGATGGAGTCGTCCAGCCTCCGCAATGGATGACTTTCTTGATGCCATACGCGATGCTGGCTACCAGGCCTCTCGAGCACACTATTCGGGAACTGCGTTTAAGACTCCGGCAACTGTAACTGAAATCCGGAAAGCAACCAAATCCCTGTGAACTTATACTCTTGACTGTTCAATCACAGGTATGTCGCTACTTATCGAAGGAGGTCAGGTCCTCCGTCCTGATTTTTCAACGGAAAGAGCAGACGTTCTTGTTGAAGATGGAATAATTCAATCAATTGGCGATATTGAGGACGGCGACCGTATCCTCGATGCCACGGGGAGTATTGTTATACCGGGATTGATAAATGCACATACCCATGTCGCAATGACCTTGCTTCGGGGGTACTCTGACGATAAACAACTTGATGCTTGGCTACAGGAAGACATTTGGCCTGTTGAAGCAGAACTCACAGCGGCCGATGTTCGGGCAGGGGCTGAGCTTGGACTGATTGAGCTTATCAAATCTGGCACAACAGCAATTGCGGACATGTACTTCTCCATGGATGAGGTGGTAGACGCAGTACAGCAGGCCGGAATCCGTGCTCGTCTCGGATATGGTGCTATTACTGTTGGCAAGGATGATACCGACGCTCACGAAGAAATGAAGACCAGCCTTGAGTTTGCTGTTGAATACGATGGATCTGCCGATGGACGAATCCGCACTGCATTTATGCCACATAGCCTCACAACAGTTGGTGAAGAGTACTACCGTGAATACATACCAAAGGCCCGTGACCACGAAATCCCAATTCATATTCATGCGAACGAAACACAGGACGAAGTAACCCCGATTGTCGAGGAACATAACAAGCGGCCTCTCAGATACGCTGCAGATATGGGACTGCTTGAACCAAGTGACTTCCTCGCACATGGAGTACATCTTGATGATTCTGAAATATCACTACTTACTGACCGTGGGAGCAGTGTTATTCACTGTCCAGCTTCAAACATGAAACTAGCGAGTGGTGTTGCACCTGTACAGAAGCTGCTTGATGCGAATGTTTCAGTCGGACTTGGAACTGACGGTGCCGCCTCAAATAATACTCTGGATATGATTGATGAAATGAGGGATGCAGCACTACTCGGAAAAGTTGGTACGGGCGATGCTAGTGCAGTTCCAGCCGAGTCGGTTCTTCACATGGCGACAGCCGGTGGCGCGAATGCAATTGACATTGGAAGTGGGATTATTAAAGAAGGTGAGCCAGCTGACTTGGCAGTTATTGATCTTAACCGTCCGCATCTTAACCCTGTCCATGACCCAGTAAGCCATGTTGTTTATGCTGCCAACGGCGGTGACGTCAGGCACACAATCTGTGATGGCCAAATCCTAATGCGTGATCGCACTGTCCTAACTCTTGATGAGCAAGCAGTCCGTCGTCGAGCTAACAACCGTGCAGAACAACTAATCGTCCGAGCAACCACATAGTGGACAGATAGTTCGGTATTGTTTTGAGTTGCCCGCCCTTCAGTTATTGTATGTCAGAGTATCCTTCGATTAGTAATCAGGTTGAAGACATTGATGCACTTCGAGAAGAAGGTCAGCAGAAAATGTCTTGGGCCCGCCAGCACATGCCAATAATCGAGCACCTTCGTGAAGATTATCGCTCAAACCAGCCCTTTGAAGGGTACACGATAGGCATGGCGATGCATGTTGAGGCTAAAACGGCTGTTCTAGTTGAACTCCTTGCCGAAGGAGGTGCGGAGGTAGCAATCACCGGCTGTAACCCTCTCTCGACGCACGATGATGTTTCTGTAGCACTTGATTCACACCCTTCTATCACCAGTTATGCTCGACACGGCGCTGAAGATGAAGACTACTATGCAGCAATTGATGCTGTTCTCTCTCACAGCCCTGAAATCACTATTGATGATGGAATGGATATGGTCGCTGCCGTCCATGAAGATCATCCAGAACTTATTGATACCATCATCGGTGGTGCAGAGGAGACCACAACCGGCGTACATCGATTGCGAGCTATGGATGAAGATGGTGAACTAAACTACCCAGTATTTGCTGTCAATGATACGCCCATGAAAAGACTCTTCGATAATATTCATGGCACCGGTGAATCTTCATTAGCTAATATTGCGATGACTACAAACCTATCATTCGCAGGTAAAACCGTAGTTGTCGGCGGCTATGGATACTGTGGAAAAGGGGTCGCAAAGAAAGCAGCAGGGCAGAATGCACACGTCATTGTCACTGAGGTTGAGCCCCGACGCGCACTCGAAGCTCATATGGAAGGATATGAAGTCATGCCGATGAACGAAGCAGCAGCCAAAGGGGATATCTTTATCACAACAACTGGTAATCGGGATGTTATTACTGAAGATGACTTTGAGCAGCTGCGTGACGGTGCTGTTCTTGCTAATGCAGGTCACTTTGACGTAGAAATAGACCTTGACACTCTTTCTGACATGGCAGCTGACCAATACACTGCTCGTGAAGGAGTAGAGGCTTATGAAATGCCGGATGGACGTCGGATCAATGTTCTCGCTGAAGGTCGGCTTGTTAACTTAGCCAGCCCGGTTTCTCTTGGCCATCCAGCAGAAGTGATGGACCAGAGCTTTGCTATTCAAGCTGTCTGTGTTCGTGAACTTATCGAGCATGGTGACAAGTATGAACCCGGAGTCCATGATGTTCCAGACCGTTTAGACCAAGAAATCGCTGAAATCAAACTCGACGCAGAGGGCGTTGATATTGACACACTTACTGATACACAACAGGAGTATCTCGACTCTTGGGACCACGGAACATAACCCCCATAGACGGGATATACTGAGTACTTCGGGTATCGATCATGAAGCAGCTTCCCGATTGGCTAGCTATCTCACACTAGTTAATTTCAGAATGGAATAAATACCCCAGGTTCTGTTTTGTATTTATATGTCGAATTCGAAGGGCGATCGGCGTGAACGTGAACTAGTAAATCTCCTTGACGATGCTGGATTTGCTGTTATGCGCGCACCAGCCAGTGGGAGTGCCACAGAACGCGAACTTCCCGATGTTTTGGCCGGAAACACTGAACGGTTTTACGCAATTGAAGCCAAGTCGAGTGCGAGCGATTCCATCTATATCGGTGGTGAGGAAGTAGAAGCTTTGGTTTACTTTGCACAAAACTTTGGCGCAAAACCTCGTATTGGTGTTCGATTTGACCGTGAAGACTGGTATTTCTTCCATCCTTCTGAACTATATGTCACTGATGGTGGTAACTACCGCGTTAAACGATCAACTGCTATCGCTGAGGGGACCGATTTTAACGAGCTCGCTGGCCATTCCAAACAGACCCGACTTGTAGACGATGAGGATGAGGAATCTCCGGTCCGTGATATTCTTGAAGCTGTTGAGTCTGGATCAATCTCTATTGAAGAAGCCGAGGCAATTTTGGACGCGTAACTATCTAACAATTACTTTGCGTAACTAAGCTCGCTTCGAAGCGCTTTTTTTACCGGGTTTGGTTGTTATGAGTATGAGCGATGATGACAGTATCCCTCGGTGGGTTCTCGAAACGGCCGTTGCTGCTGGATCCGTTATTGCAGTGATTGGGGCGCTTTATTATATCGGCCTTTCATACGAGTTTGATCCGATATATGAGGCCGAGCAAGGAGGCGAAATCCTCGTTTATGCCCTCATTGGCTTCATCTTGTTTATGGCCGCTGTTGGTCTGCTGATTGCCATGAATATCATCCCGCTTCGTGAAGAAGACGGTAATGCAACATAAATAGGCTTTCTGTCTACTTCTTTGCTATACCTTATTACAATCCTTGCATCTCCATT
This portion of the Salinarchaeum sp. IM2453 genome encodes:
- a CDS encoding iron-sulfur cluster assembly scaffold protein, which gives rise to MSLGSDIYRQQILDHYKNPRNYGELEDPTYSHIGENPMCGDEIQVDVQIDETNGTIENIAFQGDGCAISLAAASLLSEELQGENIETLQEMDRDDIIDLLGVEISPMRVKCAVLAEKVLQDGYDIYLGEKNQTKTTTED
- a CDS encoding tRNA (guanine(26)-N(2))-dimethyltransferase — encoded protein: MRVTEGSVEIDIPGTSQEEIEEDVFYNPNQVLNRDLTIAVLRAYRDVNSNASTYLDAMAASGIRGIRAAAEGWDATLCDTNPEAVSLCKQNLAHNDLEGTVVHKDANAHIHQHSYDVIDIDPFGSPIPFADAALSNAHDLVCITATDTAPLCGAHFNAGIRRYDSVPRNTEFHPEVGLRTLISTLARTAARYDRAIQPLLSHSTRHYHRVYLAFEDGAQVADSALENLGYLLYCPECLYRETQYTRFPSFSDECPNCESEQTVIGGPLWLAETTDSEFTTRVQQRIDESLEDPDNVSTLIESVDDEITTPTHYDQHKLCQRWSRPASAMDDFLDAIRDAGYQASRAHYSGTAFKTPATVTEIRKATKSL
- a CDS encoding amidohydrolase — translated: MSLLIEGGQVLRPDFSTERADVLVEDGIIQSIGDIEDGDRILDATGSIVIPGLINAHTHVAMTLLRGYSDDKQLDAWLQEDIWPVEAELTAADVRAGAELGLIELIKSGTTAIADMYFSMDEVVDAVQQAGIRARLGYGAITVGKDDTDAHEEMKTSLEFAVEYDGSADGRIRTAFMPHSLTTVGEEYYREYIPKARDHEIPIHIHANETQDEVTPIVEEHNKRPLRYAADMGLLEPSDFLAHGVHLDDSEISLLTDRGSSVIHCPASNMKLASGVAPVQKLLDANVSVGLGTDGAASNNTLDMIDEMRDAALLGKVGTGDASAVPAESVLHMATAGGANAIDIGSGIIKEGEPADLAVIDLNRPHLNPVHDPVSHVVYAANGGDVRHTICDGQILMRDRTVLTLDEQAVRRRANNRAEQLIVRATT
- a CDS encoding adenosylhomocysteinase, which translates into the protein MSEYPSISNQVEDIDALREEGQQKMSWARQHMPIIEHLREDYRSNQPFEGYTIGMAMHVEAKTAVLVELLAEGGAEVAITGCNPLSTHDDVSVALDSHPSITSYARHGAEDEDYYAAIDAVLSHSPEITIDDGMDMVAAVHEDHPELIDTIIGGAEETTTGVHRLRAMDEDGELNYPVFAVNDTPMKRLFDNIHGTGESSLANIAMTTNLSFAGKTVVVGGYGYCGKGVAKKAAGQNAHVIVTEVEPRRALEAHMEGYEVMPMNEAAAKGDIFITTTGNRDVITEDDFEQLRDGAVLANAGHFDVEIDLDTLSDMAADQYTAREGVEAYEMPDGRRINVLAEGRLVNLASPVSLGHPAEVMDQSFAIQAVCVRELIEHGDKYEPGVHDVPDRLDQEIAEIKLDAEGVDIDTLTDTQQEYLDSWDHGT
- the hjc gene encoding Holliday junction resolvase Hjc; this encodes MSNSKGDRRERELVNLLDDAGFAVMRAPASGSATERELPDVLAGNTERFYAIEAKSSASDSIYIGGEEVEALVYFAQNFGAKPRIGVRFDREDWYFFHPSELYVTDGGNYRVKRSTAIAEGTDFNELAGHSKQTRLVDDEDEESPVRDILEAVESGSISIEEAEAILDA